The Acidobacteriota bacterium genomic sequence ATCAAGTCTGGATGAAGGATGCACTTGGATAGGCTTTTAAGGAGCTGCGGATGTTTCTCGGGGGTTGTTTTCGGCTGAAGGCGTAAAGCTTGCGGCTGAAAGGCCTCGCTTAACGTAAGAAGAAAGTACCACCCCTCCCAAAGGTGTGGCGGGTGGCTATTTCAATAAAGAGGAGTGCTGCATTATGCCGCGTATTCGAGGTCAGCGAGCCATGAAGTATATCGACCGGACGGTTACCGCAACCGCCGGCGCCTTATTTGATGGAATTCAGTTCTTCAACAAATTTAAACCGGCTCCGTCTTTCACGCCCAAGTGGTCTGACAAGCCGATGCTGAAATCCTGGCAGAAGACCAAGCCGAAGCTGGGCTGGCCACGAGAAACCGATTCGCTTTGTCCCGGCTGCGTGAAGGAAGCTCGTGCAGCCATCATCTCAGGGAAGAAGGATTGGAAAGACCTGCTTAACACAAAAGTGGGTGAGATCAAGGCGCAGATCATCGAGCGCAACGGCCAGGTCTGGATGGTGAAAGATTGCCCCATCCACGGCCACTTTGAAGACATCATGGCGCTCGACGTCAACTTCCTGAAGTGGATTGAGCAGAACTTTCCCGGGCGTGACATCCGGGCGCACAATGATAAGGACCTGCACAACCACGGATCCAGCACCATCCGCCATGGCCGCGGCTCCGTGCTGACCGTTGACCTGACCAACCGCTGCAACATGATGTGCGATCCGTGCTTCATGGACGCCAACCAGGTTGGTTTTGTCCATGAGCTGAGCTGGGAAGACATTAAGGAAATTCTCGATAACGCCACCAAGATTAAGCCACGGCGGCAGATGTCCGTGCAGTTTTCGGGCGGTGAGCCGACCATGTCGCCATACTTCATCGACGCGGTGCGCTATGCGCGGAAAATTGGGTTCAACAGCGTGCAGGCGGCGACGAATGGCATCGAGTTTGCCAAGAGCAAGGAATTCTGCAAGCAGGCGTTTGAAGCCGGTTTGCGCTACGCGTATCTCCAGTTTGACGGCATTGGCAACGACGCGAACAACCACCGCAAGGTAGGCAACCTGTTTGATGTCAAGCTGAAAGCCATTGACAACATGCACGATGCGGGGATTGAAATTGTTCTGGTGACCACCCTGGTGAACAACGTGAACAACGACCAGGTAGGCCCCATCATCAACTTTGCCCGCGAGAACCCCAAGAAGATCGCGTTTATCTCTTTTCAGCCTGTCTCCTTCACCGGACGCGATGAGGACATAACTCCTGAGCGGCGGGCCCGCCAGCGCTACACGCTGTCCCACATGGTGGCCGATGTCAAGAAGCAAGTTGGCATTACCGAACCTACTCGCGACTGGTTTCCACTCTCTCTGATGGGAGCCTTCGCTGATTTTGCCGACATGGTCCATGGTCCGGATGCGCAGTGGGGTCAAGTTAGCTGTGGGTGCCACCCCAACTGCGGCGTAGGAACTGCTCTGATGATCAACAAGGAGAACAAGGAATGGGCGCCGGTGCCGCAGATCCTTAACATTCCGGGCCTGGTAAAAGACATGCAGAAAATCACCGACGCCGGCCGCGGCAAGTGGTTTTCAAACTTCATGATGGGTCTGGCGCTGCTGAAGAATTACAGGCCCTTTGGCGCGCCGCCAAGCCTGGCGCTGATCGATATCCTGAAGAAGTTTGACAAGTCGTTCGCACTGACCGGCGAAAAGCGAGCTGACAAGGTTTACGGCGCGTCAAGCCCCGACCGCACACTCGATGACACGTTGAAGCGCCGCTCGGACCCCTGGAACTTTCTGTTCATCGCCGGAATGTGGTTCCAGGACCTCTTCAACTATGACTTTCGCCGCACCGAAATGTGCATCATCCCGTATGCTACGCAGCAGGGCGAAATTTCCTTCTGCGCCTACAATACCGGAATCGGATGGCGGAATATCATCGAGAACATGCACAAGAATGCCACGGTTGGCGAGTGGTACAAGACCCACGGCAAGCACGAAATCTACGCCGCGGGAAAGAAGGTCAACCTGACTGAGTACGATCACTCTTTGGCCATCAACGCCGAGGACGCCGCCAGGGTTCGGGAGCGCGACCACGATGTCCCGATGACGGCGGCCGAGGAAGAGCGCGCGCGTCGCAAGGCCGAATGGGAAGCCAAGCAGGCCCGGGCGTACTACGAGGAGATGGTCCTCAAAAAGCCCAAGGTCGAACTGGTGCAGATCGGCAGTGCCAGCCAAACCGCGGACACCGAAAAGGTCCCAGTTTAGTTTTTCCGTGGGGAGTTGAGGTCAGGAAGGCCGCCTGTTGGGAAGTTGGCAGGCGGCCTTTTTGTTTGGTCCACGCGCACCCTGACCAGGACTTTATTTTATCGTTTGCCCCACCCCCTGTCTTGTCCCCGCTGCCAACTTGCGGTAGCATAGAAATGTTCTCCGAGCCTCCGGGAGCTAAAGAGCATCCAACAATCCAAGCCCCGATGGCCGGCAGGGTGTGCGGAGAAATCCGGGCGCCTCCCGTGTTTGGAAAGGGGAACAGGCCTACGCCGAACACGGGTGGGCATTTTTGTTTTTGTAGGCTAGGGAAGGTCCGCCCGAAATCTTCGTCAACGCCCGCAAGTATTCGTTACCGGCGGTAATCTATGCTCAAGGACAGTTACGGCCGCGACATCCACGACCTGAGAATCTCCGTGACGGACCGCTGTAACTTCCGATGCGTTTACTGCAAGTCGGCCGACCCAAAAAACTATTTTCCCCACAAGAACCTGCTCGACTGGGATGAGTTCCTGCGCCTGGCGCGCATTATGGCCGGGCTTGGCATCAGGAAAATCCGGGTGACCGGGGGTGAGCCGCTATTGCGCTCCGGCATCGTGGATTTCCTCTCGCAACTTAGCCAGGTTGACGGCATCCAGGACCTCGCGCTGACGACCAATGGATATCTCCTGGCCGAGATGGCCTCAGACCTGGCGCGGGCGGGAGTGCGCCGTGTGAACGTGAGCATGGATTCCTCCCATCCGGAACGGTTTGCGGCTATTACGCGCACCCCAGGGTCCTATGAGCGCGTGCTGAAAGGCGTAGACGCTGCCCTCGAAGCGGGACTGAATCCGGTGAAAGTGAATGTAGTGCTGGTCCGTGGATTCAACGAGAGCGAGATAGTGGGTTTCGCGGAGCTTGCCAGGACAAAGAACCTGATTGTCCGGTTCATCGAATTCATGCCACTCGATGCCGACCACGCGTGGGACCGTTCGCTGGTGGTGACGGCGCGTGAGATTTTTGAGACAATCCATCCCGTATTTCCTCTGGCCGAAGTGCCACGCCACGAAGCGAGCGAGACAGCCCTGCGCTATCGGTTCAAGGATGGGAAAGGGGAAATCGGCGTTGTCGCCCCCGTTTCAATTCCATTTTGCGGCCAGTGCAGCCGCATCCGCCTGACGGCTGACGGCAAGCTGAGAACGTGCCTGTTTTCGCTGGAGGAATATGACCTGGGAGGCCTGCTGCGCAACGGCGCTCCAGACTCCGCGATCGAGGAATATATCCGATCCGTCGTTTATCGAAAAGAGCCGGGCCATCGAATCAACGAGCCGGGCTTTGTTCAGCCGTCGAGGACGATGGTTTACATTGGAGGATAAGTGCTGCAGTGGGCCCGCGCTACGCTTTTAGGGCGCACGTTCACTCACGGGTTACAGGGTGATAAAATATGATTCGGGCGGGTTTTATATGGCGACAAGCACTTTAAGTTTATTACCGGAAAATTACGTTGAACTGTCTGAGCAGGAATTAGAGGACCGCATCGCGCAGGCCAAGGCGGCCCTGGGCCCGCGGGTGGTCATTCTCGGACATCATTATCAGCGGGACGAGGTCGTCAAATACGCGGATTACCTCGGCGATTCACTCAAGCTTTCACGCCTGGCTGCCAGCCGCAAGGAAGCTGAATATATTGTGTTTTGCGGGGTCCACTTCATGGCGGAAAGCGCGGACATCCTGCGCAACGAGCACCAGGTGGTGATTCTTCCTGATCTGAAGGCGGGCTGCTCAATGGCAGACATGGCGGACCTGGAGCAGGTGGAGGTCTGCTGGGAAGCCGTTACCAGCGAAACGGAAGGCAAAGTTGTTCCCGTTACCTACATCAATTCCACGGCGGCCATCAAGGAGTTTGTGGGCCGTCACGGTGGCGCAGTCTGCACGTCATCCAATGCGCTGAAGGTGATGACATGGGCCTTCGAACGCGGGGAGAAGGGCCTTTTTATCCCCGATGAGCACCTGGGAAGAAACACCGCTTATCGCATGGGTATCCCCCTCGATGAGATGGCGGTGTGGGACCCGCATGAAGAAATGGGTGGGCTGACGGTTGACGAGATCCGGCATGCTCGTGTGATTCTGTGGAAAGGCCATTGTTCGGTCCACCAGCGCTTTCTGCCTCAGCACGTGGACGGCGCGCGGAAAGATTATCCGGGCATCCGGGTTATTGTCCATCCGGAATGCCGTTGGGACGTTTGCGAGATGGCTGATGAAGTTGGCTCGACGGAATTCATCATCAGGAAAATTGGGGAAGGCGGGCCGGGAAGCAAGTTTGCAGTCGGAACGGAGATCCACCTGGTGAAGCGGCTGGCGCAGGAACATCCCGACCGGTTTGTGGTCTCGTTGGACGATTGCGGGTGCCTGTGCAGTACTATGTATCGTATATCGCCGCAGCACCTGTGCTGGGTGCTTGAGAGCCTCGTCGCCGGACAGGTGGTGAGCCAGGTCCGGGTGGATGAAGAAACGCGCCGCTGGGCGCATCTGGCCCTCGACCGGATGCTGGAAATTGTGTAGTGATGCCGTGGGTGTGAAGTCTGCGGAGAAAAAAAGAGTAGACAAAAAAGGGGCCGCCGCCGATTCTAACGGTGAGCGTGCGAATATGACCGATATGTCAGAGAAGTATTTCAGCCGTCACGAGGCAGAACAGCTTCTGCCAATGATTGAAGGATTTCTGAAGGTGGCGCAGGAGCACAAACAAGC encodes the following:
- the moaA gene encoding GTP 3',8-cyclase MoaA: MLKDSYGRDIHDLRISVTDRCNFRCVYCKSADPKNYFPHKNLLDWDEFLRLARIMAGLGIRKIRVTGGEPLLRSGIVDFLSQLSQVDGIQDLALTTNGYLLAEMASDLARAGVRRVNVSMDSSHPERFAAITRTPGSYERVLKGVDAALEAGLNPVKVNVVLVRGFNESEIVGFAELARTKNLIVRFIEFMPLDADHAWDRSLVVTAREIFETIHPVFPLAEVPRHEASETALRYRFKDGKGEIGVVAPVSIPFCGQCSRIRLTADGKLRTCLFSLEEYDLGGLLRNGAPDSAIEEYIRSVVYRKEPGHRINEPGFVQPSRTMVYIGG
- a CDS encoding radical SAM protein; translated protein: MKYIDRTVTATAGALFDGIQFFNKFKPAPSFTPKWSDKPMLKSWQKTKPKLGWPRETDSLCPGCVKEARAAIISGKKDWKDLLNTKVGEIKAQIIERNGQVWMVKDCPIHGHFEDIMALDVNFLKWIEQNFPGRDIRAHNDKDLHNHGSSTIRHGRGSVLTVDLTNRCNMMCDPCFMDANQVGFVHELSWEDIKEILDNATKIKPRRQMSVQFSGGEPTMSPYFIDAVRYARKIGFNSVQAATNGIEFAKSKEFCKQAFEAGLRYAYLQFDGIGNDANNHRKVGNLFDVKLKAIDNMHDAGIEIVLVTTLVNNVNNDQVGPIINFARENPKKIAFISFQPVSFTGRDEDITPERRARQRYTLSHMVADVKKQVGITEPTRDWFPLSLMGAFADFADMVHGPDAQWGQVSCGCHPNCGVGTALMINKENKEWAPVPQILNIPGLVKDMQKITDAGRGKWFSNFMMGLALLKNYRPFGAPPSLALIDILKKFDKSFALTGEKRADKVYGASSPDRTLDDTLKRRSDPWNFLFIAGMWFQDLFNYDFRRTEMCIIPYATQQGEISFCAYNTGIGWRNIIENMHKNATVGEWYKTHGKHEIYAAGKKVNLTEYDHSLAINAEDAARVRERDHDVPMTAAEEERARRKAEWEAKQARAYYEEMVLKKPKVELVQIGSASQTADTEKVPV
- the nadA gene encoding quinolinate synthase NadA — encoded protein: MATSTLSLLPENYVELSEQELEDRIAQAKAALGPRVVILGHHYQRDEVVKYADYLGDSLKLSRLAASRKEAEYIVFCGVHFMAESADILRNEHQVVILPDLKAGCSMADMADLEQVEVCWEAVTSETEGKVVPVTYINSTAAIKEFVGRHGGAVCTSSNALKVMTWAFERGEKGLFIPDEHLGRNTAYRMGIPLDEMAVWDPHEEMGGLTVDEIRHARVILWKGHCSVHQRFLPQHVDGARKDYPGIRVIVHPECRWDVCEMADEVGSTEFIIRKIGEGGPGSKFAVGTEIHLVKRLAQEHPDRFVVSLDDCGCLCSTMYRISPQHLCWVLESLVAGQVVSQVRVDEETRRWAHLALDRMLEIV